AAGGAAAAACTAAAGAAAAATATCACCTGACCAAAGCTATTGAGGACAAAGGAAGAGTAATTCTCGATAGGTCTGGACGGGAAATTCATAAAGAGAATATTAAAAGAATATGAACTAATatctttttctattttcaggATGGACGTTTCATTAATCATTATCCTACTGTTCCTTCCCTTTTCCCACAATAAATTTATCCAATTACACGATATCACAAATAATCCTGGAGCGCTAACTTTAAGCGCGGGAGAGGGCAGAATTCAAGAAGGATACAATAGATTATTTCACACAGTAGATTTGCAAGAATTAGGAGTCACAATTGAAATACTGGAAAATTTAATACTGAAGGTTAATAGTTCAACAGGTGATTTTTCTAGGCTTATTTATATCAAGTTTAAGGAAATTAATAATACATACAAAGCCCTTCTCCCAAACATTCAaagaaacaaaagatcaatCGAAACATTAGGCAgtgttttaaaatttgttacaGGCAATTTAGACGCTGAAGATTTACGACACATTAATTCAAACATAGATGCTATTAAAAGATCTGAAAACAAACTAatggaacaaaataataaacagatTGTAATGAACCAAGAATTCAAAAATCGTATACAAACATTGACAAATGTAATAAAACAGCATGAAAATGTCATATTAAAATTGAATACACAAAAAGGATATGTAATTACAGAAAACACTAAAATTTCCATACTTTTTCAGTTAGACATGGTGTTACAAACACTAAGAACAATAGAAAATACGATAGCACTTGCCAAATTAAATATTGTAACCAGACAGTTATTAACAATCAATGAACTTAAAATTGTAGCCGAACAATTAAAACAAGCAAATGTTAAATTAGACAGTTTAGAAGATGCATACAACTACCTCTCGATAACTGTGCTTTACCATGGACGCCATCTCATCATTAGCATCGACATCCCAAGGGTATCACCCATAATTTACGAAAGAATGATTATCGAAGAACTCCCAATCTTAAATAAAACCGTCAATATTAATCACCAAACAGTTCTAGTGCATTCCAACGAAACAATGGCAGTCTTAGCAGAGTTTGAACAAATAGCCAAAATCCATATTTATAAACGAAACCAATTGTTGAATATCACCAACGACTTGTGTGTTGCACCTTTAGTTCGAGGACGAAGTGGGAA
The Toxorhynchites rutilus septentrionalis strain SRP chromosome 2, ASM2978413v1, whole genome shotgun sequence genome window above contains:
- the LOC129765305 gene encoding uncharacterized protein LOC129765305 yields the protein MDVSLIIILLFLPFSHNKFIQLHDITNNPGALTLSAGEGRIQEGYNRLFHTVDLQELGVTIEILENLILKVNSSTGDFSRLIYIKFKEINNTYKALLPNIQRNKRSIETLGSVLKFVTGNLDAEDLRHINSNIDAIKRSENKLMEQNNKQIVMNQEFKNRIQTLTNVIKQHENVILKLNTQKGYVITENTKISILFQLDMVLQTLRTIENTIALAKLNIVTRQLLTINELKIVAEQLKQANVKLDSLEDAYNYLSITVLYHGRHLIISIDIPRVSPIIYERMIIEELPILNKTVNINHQTVLVHSNETMAVLAEFEQIAKIHIYKRNQLLNITNDLCVAPLVRGRSGKCPFKETPPRTEYKLLTYGTLVVKATLENVVMSSTCGINRKELKGNYLIIFQNCSVIIQDRLFENLELHFNHPIISPLEINQIEETSLEKYYNTSYLHEMHIENRKHLDSLKIHNFSSIGAMFALTMIIILVTIYRRRNAIATFFIRRTGRASLGDGVVNDETANPTWKQTPTAPSVYLASSAASNLPRINILSATRPASQPAVQLSTNNAQSDIPSTRCHIPPATQLSMECAARPLYA